One Desulfurella sp. genomic region harbors:
- a CDS encoding tetratricopeptide repeat protein, translating into MKRLIKKIEKYYKSKKDSLFFYPLACLLYENGAKEEAFDILIEGISKFPHYLLALIKIAQILMDEEKYEAAESYLETVLQINNANVLALELLADAYEKQGKIEQAIQTLEKLLTLNPSPKIKSKLLSLASLYTPSIEKVKEIVEQPPPQQLHEHEKTEISDIVIVDIENTNETSKEPLLEKEENTIDFEEIPTIDLEDDDQLNIAKLYVEQGYIEDAKNLYREILSRNPQNTQARQALEALDEKN; encoded by the coding sequence ATGAAAAGGCTTATCAAAAAAATTGAAAAGTATTATAAATCAAAGAAAGATAGTTTGTTCTTTTATCCTTTGGCATGTTTGCTATATGAAAATGGTGCCAAAGAAGAAGCATTTGATATACTCATAGAAGGTATATCTAAATTTCCTCATTATCTGCTTGCTTTAATTAAAATTGCACAAATTCTTATGGACGAAGAAAAATATGAAGCAGCAGAAAGCTATCTTGAAACTGTTTTGCAGATAAATAACGCAAATGTACTGGCATTAGAACTCCTGGCAGATGCATATGAAAAACAAGGCAAAATTGAGCAAGCAATACAAACTTTAGAAAAACTTCTTACACTTAATCCATCTCCTAAAATAAAATCCAAACTACTATCTCTTGCCAGTTTATATACGCCAAGTATAGAAAAAGTGAAAGAAATTGTCGAGCAACCCCCCCCTCAACAGCTACATGAACATGAAAAAACTGAAATTAGTGATATTGTAATAGTGGATATAGAAAATACAAACGAAACTTCAAAAGAACCTTTATTGGAAAAAGAAGAAAATACCATAGATTTTGAAGAAATACCTACTATTGATTTAGAAGATGATGATCAGTTAAACATTGCAAAATTATATGTAGAACAAGGCTATATTGAAGACGCTAAAAACCTATACAGAGAAATACTTTCAAGAAATCCCCAAAATACTCAAGCCAGACAAGCCCTGGAGGCATTAGATGAAAAAAATTAA
- the aroB gene encoding 3-dehydroquinate synthase, whose amino-acid sequence MNQIITINASQSYNINISYSDLNNLTNFLKNSNFVRKIFIISDTNVCRLHLQTLLSYIEQTNFSYFVYCFEPGEQSKNKEVLFDLYDFLIESKADRNTPLLAFGGGVVGDVASFAASTFMRGMPLIHVPTTVVSQTDSSIGGKTAINHPKGKNLIGTFYQPNAVFIDTKFLDTLSDEEFFNAFSEIIKYGIIMDKQLFEFIETHIDDILKRNYKTITKIIYDCAKNKSIIIQKDEKELGLRAILNFGHTLGHAIEAFFEYKKYTHPQAVSIGEVFASKLSYKLGLIDEKTFYRIKNLLEKFNLPTKIDKIEPIKLINIMQHDKKTKGNILEFILTKGIGEAIIANDINNSLLTETIRELQ is encoded by the coding sequence ATGAACCAGATAATAACCATAAATGCATCTCAAAGCTATAACATAAATATAAGTTATAGTGATTTAAATAATTTAACGAATTTTTTAAAAAATTCAAATTTTGTAAGAAAAATTTTTATTATTTCAGATACAAATGTGTGCAGGCTACACCTGCAAACTCTTTTGTCTTATATTGAACAAACCAATTTTTCATACTTTGTATATTGCTTTGAACCTGGAGAACAAAGCAAAAACAAAGAAGTTTTATTTGACTTATACGATTTTTTAATAGAAAGTAAAGCAGATAGGAATACCCCTTTATTAGCATTTGGTGGTGGTGTTGTAGGAGATGTGGCTTCATTTGCCGCAAGCACGTTTATGCGGGGTATGCCGCTTATTCACGTACCAACTACAGTTGTATCTCAAACCGATAGCTCAATCGGTGGGAAAACGGCTATCAATCATCCAAAAGGCAAAAACTTAATTGGTACCTTTTACCAGCCAAATGCTGTATTTATTGATACAAAATTCTTGGATACACTAAGTGATGAAGAATTTTTTAACGCTTTTTCCGAAATTATAAAATATGGCATTATAATGGATAAACAGCTTTTTGAATTCATAGAAACTCATATTGATGATATTTTAAAAAGAAATTATAAAACTATAACAAAGATTATTTACGATTGTGCAAAAAATAAAAGCATAATTATACAAAAAGATGAAAAAGAATTAGGTCTTAGGGCAATATTAAACTTCGGTCACACACTTGGACATGCAATCGAAGCTTTTTTTGAGTATAAAAAATATACCCACCCACAAGCTGTATCAATAGGAGAAGTTTTTGCTTCGAAACTTTCTTATAAATTAGGTCTTATTGATGAAAAAACATTTTATAGAATTAAAAATCTGCTTGAAAAATTCAACCTCCCAACAAAAATAGATAAAATAGAACCAATAAAACTTATCAATATTATGCAACATGACAAAAAAACAAAAGGCAATATATTAGAATTCATATTGACAAAAGGGATAGGAGAAGCTATTATTGCAAACGACATAAATAATAGTTTACTTACAGAAACGATTAGAGAGTTACAATGA
- a CDS encoding uracil-DNA glycosylase, with protein sequence MKKNQLGDILNFYKDLGVEYLNIKLKKINETQKNVEVELEKLKKAVENCKACELYKTKKRYVFGDGNPYASLMFIGEAPGAREDEQGKPFVGRAGQLLNELLKEIGIARKDVYIANCLKCRPPNNRDPFDYELKACRPFLDRQIELIKPKVIITLGRFALMQILGNDKKITQTRGLVFDKKTYSVIPTYHPAYLLRNPKAIEIFLNDLKTAKHYMGV encoded by the coding sequence ATGAAAAAAAATCAATTAGGTGACATTTTAAATTTTTATAAAGATTTAGGTGTTGAATATCTGAATATTAAGTTAAAAAAAATTAATGAAACACAAAAAAACGTTGAAGTCGAACTGGAAAAATTAAAAAAAGCTGTAGAAAACTGCAAAGCTTGTGAACTTTACAAAACAAAAAAGCGCTATGTTTTTGGAGACGGAAACCCATACGCCAGCCTGATGTTTATCGGCGAAGCACCTGGTGCAAGGGAAGATGAACAAGGAAAGCCATTTGTAGGAAGAGCAGGACAACTTTTAAATGAATTATTAAAAGAAATAGGTATTGCGCGAAAGGATGTTTATATAGCAAATTGCTTGAAATGCAGACCACCAAACAATAGGGATCCGTTTGATTATGAGCTAAAAGCCTGTAGACCATTTTTGGACAGGCAGATAGAATTAATAAAGCCAAAAGTTATCATTACATTAGGAAGATTTGCCTTAATGCAAATTTTGGGAAACGATAAAAAAATCACACAAACACGAGGTTTAGTTTTTGACAAAAAAACATACAGTGTAATTCCTACTTATCATCCTGCCTACTTATTAAGAAACCCAAAAGCTATAGAAATTTTTTTAAACGATCTAAAAACAGCAAAGCACTACATGGGGGTCTAA
- the hisG gene encoding ATP phosphoribosyltransferase, with product MKQLTIALAKGRLMDETIELFKNKGIQIDYDEKSRKLIFESFDRTFRFLIVRAQDVATYVEGNGADLGVAGIDVLIENKKDVFELMDLGIGKCSVVVAGKSPNYPDTPTQLKVATKFVNITDEFFAKKGMAIEIIKLYGSIELAGVIGLADCIVDIVSTGQTLKENGLHIIEKIMDSSAFLISNRVSYYTKNKEIINLLELLR from the coding sequence ATGAAACAATTAACGATTGCTCTTGCAAAAGGCCGTTTAATGGATGAAACAATTGAGCTTTTTAAAAATAAAGGTATACAAATAGATTACGATGAAAAAAGCAGAAAATTAATTTTTGAAAGTTTTGATAGAACATTTAGGTTTTTGATTGTAAGAGCTCAAGATGTAGCTACATATGTAGAAGGAAATGGTGCTGATTTAGGCGTTGCTGGCATTGATGTGCTTATAGAAAACAAAAAAGATGTATTTGAGCTTATGGATTTAGGTATAGGAAAATGTAGTGTCGTTGTTGCAGGCAAAAGCCCTAATTACCCAGATACACCTACTCAGCTAAAAGTTGCTACTAAATTTGTAAATATAACGGATGAATTTTTTGCAAAAAAAGGTATGGCTATTGAAATTATTAAACTTTACGGATCAATCGAACTCGCAGGTGTTATTGGACTCGCGGATTGTATTGTTGATATTGTTTCAACAGGACAAACTTTGAAAGAAAATGGTTTGCATATTATAGAAAAAATCATGGATTCAAGTGCTTTTTTAATTTCAAACCGCGTTAGCTATTACACAAAAAACAAAGAAATTATCAATCTTCTTGAGTTGTTAAGGTAA